One Capsicum annuum cultivar UCD-10X-F1 chromosome 2, UCD10Xv1.1, whole genome shotgun sequence genomic window carries:
- the LOC107858105 gene encoding subtilisin-like protease translates to MALKLLLSVIFILSLSSSLIHASNTNQQSNSDIYIVHLESFHGQLFSDLDSLQTWHHSFLPPKKTIPKDSSSSRIVYSYRYVLNGFAARLTPEEAELLQEMEGIISVRPQRLLHARTTHSTHFMGLHQNLGFWESINYGKGMIIGFLDTGITPDHPSFHDEGVPPPPAKWKGKCEFNFTTACNNKLIGARYFQEFGNGTPLDENGHGTHVSSTAAGNFVNGANVFGLANGTASGVAPLAHVAMYKVCDASTACSESDTFAAMDAAIEDGVDVISISIDDISRPFWEDSIALCSFTAIQNGILVSTTAGNTGPEHGTVANGAPWLLTIGASTTDRKLRATVLLGNGEEIDGESAFQPEDFYQTLLPLVFPGTNTSDLMAPFCSAESLKNIDVTGKIVFCEAGGKIKRLDIGHCVKDAGGAGMILMNEEPQGFTVQAEPHVLPAAHISFLDGLKIKAYMNSTATPMASFLFKGTIFGDDHAPAVAAFSSRGPFPESPGILKPDIIGPGISILAAWPTSVENNNNTKSTFDTLSGTSISCPHLSGVVTLIKSAHPEWSPSAIKSALMTTADLVNLGNNPIEDERGLRADFFATGAGHVNPLRANDPGLIYDIQPNDYKPYLCGLYPSRAVSLIVLQDVNCSSTIPEAALNYPSFSIRLGSDLQAYTRTVTNVGEPISSYALEIVPPQGVDVKVEPSTLHFSEMYQKITYQVTFNRSISGINATFVQGFLKWTSSKHFVRSPIVVSLVP, encoded by the coding sequence ATGGCTTTGAAACTTCTTTTAAGTGTCATCTTTATTCTCAGTCTTTCTTCTTCACTCATACATGCAAGTAATACCAATCAGCAGAGCAACTCTGATATATACATAGTCCATCTTGAGTCTTTTCATGGCCAACTTTTCTCTGACTTGGATAGTTTACAAACGTGGCACCACTCATTTCTTCCGCCAAAGAAAACAATTCCAAAAGATTCCTCCTCCTCGCGCATAGTTTACTCCTATCGCTATGTGCTTAATGGTTTTGCCGCTAGACTAACACCAGAAGAAGCAGAGCTACTGCAGGAAATGGAAGGGATCATATCAGTGCGGCCACAAAGACTGTTGCATGCACGAACCACCCATAGTACTCATTTCATGGGGCTGCACCAGAACTTAGGCTTCTGGGAAAGTATAAACTATGGTAAAGGTATGATTATAGGATTTTTAGACACTGGGATAACACCCGATCATCCATCTTTCCATGACGAAGGAGTGCCTCCTCCACCGGCAAAGTGGAAAGGCAAGTGTGAATTCAACTTTACTACGGCCTGCAACAACAAGCTCATTGGAGCAAGATATTTCCAGGAGTTCGGAAATGGGACGCCTTTGGATGAGAATGGACATGGCACACATGTGTCAAGCACGGCTGCTGGAAACTTTGTCAACGGTGCGAATGTTTTTGGCCTTGCTAATGGGACGGCTTCCGGCGTGGCTCCCCTTGCTCATGTTGCCATGTATAAAGTCTGTGACGCTAGCACTGCTTGTTCTGAGAGTGACACATTTGCTGCTATGGATGCTGCAATCGAAGATGGTGTTGATGTAATTTCTATTTCCATTGACGATATCTCTAGACCTTTCTGGGAAGACTCTATTGCACTCTGTTCATTTACTGCAATTCAAAATGGCATTCTTGTGAGCACCACAGCTGGTAATACAGGTCCAGAACATGGCACAGTAGCAAATGGAGCTCCATGGCTTCTCACTATTGGTGCTAGCACCACTGATAGAAAACTAAGGGCGACTGTACTTCTGGGGAACGGTGAGGAAATTGATggtgaatcagctttccaacctGAAGACTTCTATCAAACTCTGCTTCCATTAGTTTTCCCTGGAACAAATACTAGTGATTTGATGGCCCCATTTTGCAGTGCCGAgtctttgaaaaatattgatgTGACGGGAAAGATTGTCTTTTGCGAAGCTGGTGGTAAGATAAAACGACTTGATATAGGACATTGTGTGAAGGATGCTGGGGGTGCTGGAATGATACTCATGAATGAGGAGCCACAAGGCTTCACTGTACAAGCTGAACCTCATGTTCTTCCAGCAGCACACATCAGTTTTCTTGATGGCCTGAAGATCAAAGCCTATATGAACTCAACGGCAACCCCCATGGCTTCGTTTTTGTTTAAAGGAACTATATTTGGAGATGATCATGCTCCAGCAGTTGCAGCCTTTTCATCTAGAGGACCTTTTCCAGAAAGCCCTGGCATATTGAAACCTGATATTATCGGTCCTGGTATTAGCATCCTTGCAGCATGGCCAACATCTGTGgagaacaataacaacacaaagtCTACCTTTGACACACTGTCTGGCACATCAATATCCTGTCCTCACCTTTCAGGAGTTGTAACATTAATCAAGAGTGCACATCCAGAATGGTCTCCATCTGCTATCAAGTCTGCACTCATGACAACTGCTGATCTGGTAAACCTTGGAAACAATCCCATTGAAGATGAAAGGGGCCTCCGTGCTGACTTCTTTGCTACTGGTGCAGGCCACGTTAACCCATTAAGAGCAAATGATCCGGGGCTGATCTATGACATCCAACCAAATGATTATAAACCATATTTATGTGGGTTGTACCCAAGTAGAGCTGTTAGTTTGATCGTTTTACAAGATGTTAATTGCTCATCAACCATTCCCGAAGCAGCACTAAACTATCCATCCTTTTCAATTAGACTTGGATCTGATTTACAAGCATATACAAGGACTGTGACCAATGTTGGCGAGCCAATCTCATCTTATGCTCTGGAAATTGTGCCACCCCAAGGAGTTGATGTTAAAGTTGAGCCTTCCACCTTGCACTTCTCAGAAATGTACCAGAAGATAACATATCAAGTAACCTTTAACCGATCAATTTCAGGCATTAATGCCACGTTCGTTCAAGGATTTCTGAAATGGACCTCATCCAAGCACTTTGTTAGGAGTCCAATAGTAGTTTCCTTGGTGCCATGA
- the LOC107858104 gene encoding subtilisin-like protease 4 — MTPALVYLSVVSILLLHSIVIFASHENNKEIYIVHLESPDGGHFFSNFEDLHNWHHSFLPSNTDNSSSSRMVYSYRNVVNGFAARLTPEEVTALQDKEGIISVRPRQLLHAQTTHSTNFLGLHQNLGFWEKSNYGKGMIIGVLDSGITPDHPSFHDEGVPPPPSRWKGKCEFNFTACNNKLVGARYFHEFGNGTPLDENGHGTHTSSTAAGNFMNGANFLGLANGTASGMAPLAHVAMYKVCNATLICSESDILAAIDAAIEDGVDILSLSIAKNSTNFWSDSISLGGFIAMQRGILISCAAGNAGPLPGSVFNGAPWLLTVGASTTDRKLRVTIRLGDAKEIDGESAFQPKEFSETPLPLIFPGTNVSDPTAAFCSVESLKNIDVKGKIVLCISGGNITRTGKGHFVKDAGGAGMILMNGESLGFTILADPHVLPAAHVSYADGLKIKSYMNSTAHPLATFLFRGTIFGDDHAPAVAGFSGRGPNLASPGILKPDIIGPGVNVLAAWPKSIENNTDTKSTFNIVSGTSMSCPHVSGIATLVKSAHPDWSPAAIKSAIMTTPDLVTLGDKPIEDEKGVPADFFATGAGHVNPSRASDPGLIYDIQPEDYVPYLCGLNYSNRVVSMFVLRKVNCSSTIPESKLNYPSFSIRLGLEAKTYTRTVTNVGAAVSSYTVEIVPPQGVDVRVDPPLLNLSKLNQRKTYQVTFSRSSTSTISATFVQGYLKWTSSKHFVRSPIVVTFE, encoded by the coding sequence ATGACTCCAGCACTAGTTTATCTAAGTGTTGTTTCCATACTTCTTCTTCATTCCATAGTCATATTTGCAagtcatgaaaataataaagagaTTTACATTGTTCATCTAGAGTCACCTGATGGTGgtcattttttctcaaattttgaaGATTTGCATAATTGGCACCATTCATTTTTGCCCTCAAACACAGACAATTCTTCCTCTTCACGTATGGTTTACTCTTATCGCAACGTCGTAAATGGATTTGCTGCTAGGCTAACACCAGAAGAAGTAACAGCACTTCAAGACAAGGAAGGGATAATATCAGTCCGGCCACGACAATTACTGCATGCACAAACAACTCATAGTACAAATTTCTTGGGGCTACACCAGAACTTAGGCTTCTGGGAAAAATCAAATTATGGGAAAGGTATGATAATTGGAGTTTTAGACAGTGGAATAACGCCCGACCATCCATCCTTCCACGACGAAGGAGTGCCCCCTCCACCCTCTAGGTGGAAGGGAAAGTGTGAATTCAACTTTACAGCCTGTAATAACAAGCTAGTTGGAGCAAGATATTTCCATGAATTTGGTAATGGGACGCCACTAGATGAAAATGGTCATGGTACACATACTTCAAGCACTGCTGCTGGAAATTTCATGAATGGGGCCAACTTTTTAGGCCTAGCTAATGGCACAGCATCTGGTATGGCACCGCTTGCACACGTTGCCATGTATAAAGTCTGCAATGCTACTCTTATCTGCTCGGAAAGCGATATATTGGCTGCTATTGATGCTGCAATTGAAGATGGAGTCGATATACTATCACTTTCCATTGCCAAAAATTCTACGAATTTTTGGTCAGACTCTATTTCACTGGGTGGATTTATCGCTATGCAAAGGGGTATTCTCATCAGCTGCGCAGCTGGCAATGCAGGTCCTCTGCCAGGCTCTGTGTTTAATGGAGCTCCATGGCTTCTCACTGTTGGTGCAAGCACCACTGATAGAAAACTAAGAGTGACAATACGTCTTGGAGATGCCAAAGAAATTGATGGGGAGTCAGCTTTCCAGCCCAAAGAATTCTCCGAGACCCCATTACCACTCATTTTTCCTGGAACAAATGTCAGTGATCCGACTGCTGCATTTTGCAGCGTGGAGTCTCTGAAGAATATAGATGTCAAGGGAAAAATTGTGTTGTGTATATCTGGTGGTAATATTACTAGAACTGGTAAGGGACATTTTGTGAAGGATGCTGGTGGTGCTGGAATGATACTCATGAATGGTGAATCACTAGGGTTCACCATCTTAGCCGATCCACATGTTCTTCCAGCAGCTCACGTCAGCTATGCAGATGGACTAAAGATCAAATCCTATATGAATTCAACAGCACACCCTCTGGCCACATTTTTATTCAGGGGAACCATATTTGGAGATGATCATGCTCCAGCAGTTGCTGGCTTTTCAGGCAGGGGCCCAAACTTGGCAAGTCCTGGCATCTTGAAACCGGATATTATTGGTCCTGGTGTTAACGTTCTTGCTGCATGGCCAAAATCCATTGAGAACAATACAGATACGAAATCTACTTTTAACATTGTATCTGGCACATCAATGTCTTGTCCTCATGTATCTGGAATTGCAACATTAGTAAAGAGTGCACACCCGGACTGGTCTCCAGCTGCTATCAAATCAGCAATCATGACGACACCCGATCTTGTGACCCTCGGTGACAAACCAATTGAGGATGAAAAGGGTGTTCCTGCTGACTTCTTCGCCACTGGTGCAGGACATGTTAATCCGTCAAGAGCAAGTGATCCAGGCTTAATCTATGACATTCAACCCGAGGATTATGTTCCTTACTTGTGTGGTTTAAACTACTCAAACAGAGTAGTAAGTATGTTTGTATTGAGAAAAGTGAACTGCTCATCAACCATTCCTGAATCAAAACTAAATTATCCTTCTTTTTCAATTAGACTTGGATTAGAAGCTAAAACATATACAAGGACTGTGACCAATGTTGGTGCAGCTGTGTCATCTTATACTGTGGAGATTGTACCACCCCAGGGAGTTGATGTGAGAGTTGACCCTCCTCTCTTGAATTTATCCAAGTTGAACCAGAGGAAAACATATCAAGTAACATTTAGCCGATCAAGTACTTCAACCATCAGTGCTACTTTTGTTCAAGGATACTTGAAATGGACTTCATCCAAGCACTTCGTTAGGAGCCCAATCGTAGTTACCTTTGAGTAA
- the LOC107859254 gene encoding subtilisin-like protease, with the protein MALMVFLITFLFIVSSHLSIILASDHLSHQSNSEIYIVRVESPEHLHAWHQYSLLSDVSSRVIYSYRNIFYGFAARLSPDEVKALETKDGFISIRPQRVLRVQTTHSPKFLGLHQNLGFWNTSNYGEGVIIGLLDTGIYPEHPSFDDEGMPPPPAKWKGKCEFNFTACNNKIIGARDFLSLEGGSPLDENGHGTHTSSTAAGNFVDGANVFGSANGTAAGIAPRAHLAIYKVCDPNGLCSESDMLAAMDAAIEDGVDIMSISIGGISGPFWDDNVALGAFSSMAKGIFVSCSAGNEGPNNATLSNEAPWILTVGASTIDRQIKASVALGNGVEYDGESISQPNDFPPTLLPIVYPALHIRLFGAFACSPEYLTNVKGKLVLCGTGGATAIAKGQPVKDAGAAGMILMNEETEGYSIPAHDYVLPATRISYADAQDLIAYINSTSTPMASILFKGTVIGNKHAPSVAFFSSRGPSRPSPGILKPDIIGPGFNILAAWPTSIENNTHTNLTFNMISGTSMACPHLAGVAALLKSTHPDWSPAAIKSAIMTTADLVNLGNRPIKDERHLPANIFAIGAGHVNPSRANDPGLIYDIQPHDYVPYLCGLSYTAQQVSTILHKKVHCTTSIPEAELNYPSFSITLGSDTQEYTRTVTNVGEANSTYNVDISPPEGVEITVSPSSLHFSEVKESMTYQVTFKRSASGTVSNANFVQGYLKWSSDKHSVRSPVAVTLEQ; encoded by the coding sequence ATGGCGTTGATGGTTTTCCTAATTACGTTCTTGTTCATTGTAAGTTCTCATTTGTCAATCATATTAGCCAGTGATCATCTTTCTCATCAGAGTAATTCAGAAATCTATATTGTTCGCGTTGAGTCACCTGAACATTTACATGCCTGGCACCAGTATTCATTATTGTCTGATGTGTCCTCGCGCGTTATATATTCCTATCGAAATATCTTTTATGGTTTTGCGGCAAGATTATCACCAGATGAAGTGAAGGCGTTGGAGACGAAAGATGGCTTTATTTCCATAAGACCTCAAAGGGTATTGCGAGTACAAACAACTCACAGTCCAAAATTCTTAGGATTGCACCAAAACTTAGGCTTCTGGAATACGTCTAACTATGGTGAAGGTGTTATAATTGGTCTGTTGGACACTGGAATTTATCCGGAACATCCTTCGTTTGATGACGaaggaatgcctcctcctcctgCTAAGTGGAAGGGGAAGTGCGAGTTTAACTTCACAGCATGTAACAACAAGATCATTGGCGCAAGAGACTTTTTGTCGCTTGAAGGTGGGTCGCCATTAGATGAAAATGGGCATGGTACACATACTTCAAGCACAGCAGCTGGAAATTTCGTTGATGGCGCGAATGTGTTTGGCAGTGCTAATGGCACAGCAGCTGGCATTGCACCCCGTGCTCACTTGGCTATTTATAAAGTTTGTGATCCAAACGGCCTGTGTTCTGAAAGTGACATGTTGGCCGCAATGGATGCTGCAATTGAAGATGGTGTTGATATCATGTCCATTTCCATTGGTGGAATTTCTGGACCTTTTTGGGATGACAATGTGGCACTTGGTGCATTTAGTTCTATGGCAAAGGGAATTTTCGTAAGTTGCTCAGCTGGAAATGAGGGTCCAAATAATGCTACCTTATCTAATGAAGCTCCTTGGATTCTCACTGTCGGTGCTAGCACGATTGATAGACAAATAAAGGCATCTGTGGCACTTGGAAACGGCGTAGAATATGATGGTGAATCAATTTCTCAACCAAATGATTTCCCTCCAACATTACTACCAATTGTCTATCCGGCATTGCATATCAGGCTTTTTGGTGCTTTTGCTTGTAGCCCAGAATATCTTACAAATGTTAAAGGAAAATTAGTGTTGTGCGGAACGGGTGGGGCGACAGCAATTGCAAAAGGACAGCCTGTGAAAGATGCTGGTGCCGCTGGCATGATCCTAATGAATGAAGAAACAGAAGGTTACAGTATACCTGCACATGATTACGTTCTTCCAGCAACACGCATCAGCTATGCAGATGCACAAGATCTCATAGCCTATATAAACTCGACGTCAACCCCTATGGCCAGTATTTTATTTAAGGGCACTGTAATTGGAAATAAACATGCTCCATCAGTTGCTTTCTTTTCGTCCAGAGGCCCAAGCAGACCAAGTCCGGGCATATTAAAACCAGATATTATTGGACCCGGATTCAATATCCTTGCAGCTTGGCCGACCTCCATAGAAAATAATACTCATACAAACTTGACATTTAACATGATTTCTGGGACATCCATGGCTTGTCCTCACCTTGCTGGAGTTGCAGCTTTGCTTAAAAGTACTCATCCTGATTGGTCTCCAGCTGCTATTAAGTCAGCAATTATGACCACTGCTGATCTGGTTAATCTTGGCAACAGACCAATCAAGGATGAAAGACATTTACCAGCTAACATCTTTGCAATTGGAGCAGGACATGTGAATCCGTCCAGAGCAAATGATCCTGGTCTAATATATGACATCCAGCCTCACGATTACGTGCCTTACTTATGTGGCTTAAGCTACACAGCTCAACAAGTTAGCACGATCTTGCATAAGAAGGTTCATTGCACAACTAGTATACCCGAGGCAGAGCTAAACTATCCTTCATTTTCTATCACACTTGGATCAGATACTCAGGAATATACAAGGACTGTGACTAATGTAGGTGAGGCTAATTCGACTTACAATGTGGACATTTCACCACCTGAAGGTGTTGAGATAACTGTGAGTCCTAGCAGTTTGCACTTTTCTGAAGTAAAGGAGAGCATGACCTATCAAGTGACGTTTAAACGTTCAGCATCTGGCACTGTCAGCAACGCGAACTTTGTGCAAGGATATTTGAAATGGTCATCAGATAAGCACTCTGTTCGAAGTCCCGTTGCAGTTACTTTGGAGCAGTGA